The following are encoded in a window of Salmo trutta chromosome 9, fSalTru1.1, whole genome shotgun sequence genomic DNA:
- the LOC115200259 gene encoding LOW QUALITY PROTEIN: mesoderm induction early response protein 3 (The sequence of the model RefSeq protein was modified relative to this genomic sequence to represent the inferred CDS: inserted 1 base in 1 codon) produces the protein MAEASFGGSSPVGSLSSEDHDFDPSAEMLVHEYDDERTLEEEESFEGEKNFNSEIADLEKEGNMPLEELLAIYRYEASVSTAAGSSMDSSSGELTDELPDMTLDKEEIAKDLLSGDYEEETQSSADDLTPSVTSHEATDFFPRTLRSNTIYDGDKESECEEDGPSPEDSRKEIMVGSQHQAEVPTHLCHYGVDEKVYEDDDQLLWTPDVLSESKVRDFLCEELSRATDERTRSDTAGAHVRDNEQALYELVKCNYNTHKALERYCSNVKSSKEESPPWSEDECRNFEHALQIYDKNFHLIQKHKVKTRTVAECVAFYYMWKKSERFDFFVQQNRFGKKKYSSYPGVTDLMDRLVDEAEGLAVDSSSSVCSGGGGVRMEPTTEQQLSLLNSITASDLTALSNSVATVCSPAEVSCLDSYSFPPLESLHRGSLAHDEPLGFPSNGGDPNCLNMLDAGFYHSDLGQLGGVCGAKECERPSKRLKLALPDSFINDVSVGNLGVDFEGRRKMTHHRITGTKMAVSVTDFGXFGGEPNGLMGAHTRHHTQHSTALQSE, from the exons GCTTCCTTCgggggttcgagcccag TTGGCTCTTTGTCGTCGGAAGATCATGACTTCGATCCGTCAGCCGAGATGCTAGTTCATGAATATGACGATGAGAGGACTTTGGAGGAGGAAGAGTCATTTGAGGGCGAGAAAAACTTCAACTCAGAGATAGCTGATCTAGAGAAG GAGGGGAACATGCCCTTGGAGGAACTGCTGGCCATCTACCGCTACGAGGCGTCTGTCAGTACGGCTGCAGGATCCAGCATGGACAGCTCTTCTGGGGAGCTGACGGATGAACTGCCAGACATGACTTTGGACAAG GAGGAGATTGCTAAAGACCTGCTATCAGGAGACTATGAGGAGGAGACCCAGTCCTCCGCTGATGACCTCACCCCTTCAGTCACTTCCCACGAGGCCACCGACTTTTTCCCCAGAACACTCAGAT CTAACACTATCTACGACGGTGATAAGGAGTCAGAGTGTGAGGAGGATGGGCCAAGCCCCGAGGACTCCAGAAAG GAAATAATGGTGGGGTCGCAGCACCAAGCAGAGGTCCCCACTCACCTCTGTCACTATGGTGTTGATGAGAAGG TATATGAAGATGATGACCAGTTGCTATGGACCCCGGACGTGTTGTCAGAGAGTAAGGTTAGGGACTTCCTGTGTGAGGAGTTGTCACGGGCAACTGACGAGAGGACAAGAAGTGACACGGCAGGAGCTCATGTGAGAGACAATGAGCAG GCTCTGTATGAGCTTGTGAAATGCAACTACAATACCCACAAAGCATTGGAGCGGTATTGCAGTAATGTGAAATCCTCAAAGG AGGAATCCCCGCCGTGGTCTGAAGATGAATGCAGAAACTTTGAACATGCACTACAGATATACGATAAGAACTTTCACCTCATACAGAAACACAAG GTGAAGACACGGACGGTAGCTGAATGTGTGGCCTTTTACTACATGTGGAAGAAGTCTGAGCGCTTTGATTTCTTCGTCCAGCAGAACCGCTTTGGCAAGAAGAAGTATAGCAGCTATCCTGGTGTAAC GGACCTGATGGACCGGCTGGTGGACGAGGCGGAGGGCCTGGCAGTAGACAGCTCCTCCTCTGTGTGCTCaggtggaggaggggtgaggatggAGCCCACCACAGAGCAGCAGCTCAGCCTGCTCAACTCCATCACTGCCAGCGACCTCACAG CCCTGAGTAACAGCGTGGCCACAGTGTGCAGCCCAGCGGAGGTGAGCTGCCTGGACTCGTACAGTTTCCCCCCTCTGGAGAGCCTCCACCGGGGGTCCCTGGCCCACGACGAGCCCCTGGGCTTTCCATCCAACGGAGGAGACCCCAACTGTCTCAACATGCTGGATGCTGGCTTCTACCACTCGGACCTGGGCCAGCTGGGTGGGGTGTGCGGGGCCAAGGAATGCGAGCGGCCCTCTAAGAGGCTCAAGTTGGCACTGCCCGACTCCTTCATCAACGACGTTTCTGTGGGAAACCTCGGAGTGGACTTTGAGGGGCGGCGGAAAATGACACACCACCGTATCACCGGCACCAAGATGGCAGTGTCCGTCACAGACTTTG AGTTTGGCGGGGAGCCCAACGGACTTATGGGAGCACACACACGGCatcacacacagcacagcacgGCGCTCCAGTCAGAGTGA
- the LOC115200260 gene encoding pyridoxal phosphate phosphatase has translation MAGARVFGFKGCRKIGGSQIRNLLNAKDFFLFDCDGVIWHGEKAITGAPKVVSSLIKHGKNVFFVTNNCTRPRENYVNKFYRLGFTDVMQEQIFSSSYCSALYLRDVAKVQGKVFVIGGEGVRNELLQAGIPFDGDDDAPDGTIFNCALASDVKAVLVGHDDKFTFLKLAKASCYLRDPECLFLATDVDPWHPLQDGRILPGSGCLTAALEVATGRKALVIGKPSPFMFECISSQFRVDPAQCLMVGDRLETDMLFGANCGLDTMLTLTGISQMKTAQEYRDSDHSTNQSFVPDYVVDTIADFLPAFED, from the exons ATGGCCGGCGCACGCGTCTTCGGCTTCAAGGGATGTCGGAAGATTGGAGGCTCTCAAATAAGAAATCTGCTTAATGCAAAAGATTTCTTCCTTTTCGATTGCGATGGCGTAATATGGCACGGAGAAAAGGCAATAACTGGTGCCCCTAAGGTGGTGAGTTCTTTGATCAAACACGGCAAAAACGTGTTTTTCGTTACAAACAATTGCACTAGGCCACGTGAGAATTACGTGAACAAGTTCTACCGTTTGGGCTTTACTGATGTTATGCAAGAGCAGATATTCAGCTCCTCGTATTGTTCGGCGCTTTACCTGAGAGATGTCGCTAAGGTGCAAGGTAAGGTGTTTGTCATCGGCGGAGAGGGAGTGCGTAATGAGCTGTTACAGGCTGGCATTCCTTTCGATGGTGACGACGACGCGCCAGACGGCACTATATTTAACTGCGCATTGGCCTCGGATGTCAAAGCGGTCCTTGTTGGACATGATGACAAGTTTACCTTCCTTAAATTGGCCAAAGCCTCCTGCTATTTGCGGGATCCAGAGTGTCTGTTTTTGGCCACTGATGTGGACCCCTGGCACCCGCTGCAAGATGGAAGAATATTGCCAG gttCTGGGTGTCTGACAGCAGCGCTGGAAGTGGCCACAGGTCGGAAGGCCTTGGTGATAGGCAAGCCCAGCCCCTTCATGTTTGAGTGCATCTCCAGCCAGTTCAGAGTGGACCCAGCCCAGTGCCTGATGGTGGGTGACCGCCTGGAGACAGACATGCTGTTTGGGGCCAACTGTGGCCTGGATACCATGCTTACACTCACAGGGATCTCTCAGATGAAGACAGCCCAGGAGTACAGAGACAGTGATCACTCCACAAATCAGAGCTTTGTACCGGACTATGTAGTGGATACTATTGCTGACTTCTTACCTGCTTTtgaggactga
- the kgd4 gene encoding alpha-ketoglutarate dehydrogenase component 4 isoform X2, producing MGGKVSSKMATVGRVVQAVKPHAPLIKFPNREGVPRPNVQEALKTLAVSSPSPPPLVVPLPLSRPPGPLTRLPGTPDSLATVKELPQRYRRRALEAEEMDYIQRGGPE from the exons ATGGGGGGCAAAGTCAGTAGCAAAATGGCGACTGTTGGGCGGGTTGTACAG GCTGTGAAACCTCATGCTCCACTAATCAAGTTTCCCAACAGAGAGGGCGTACCCAGGCCGAATG TCCAAGAGGCTCTTAAAACATTAGCAGTCAGCTCTCCTAGTCCACCTCCTCTTGTAGTGCCGCTACCGTTATCAAGACCCCCTGGACCTCTCACTCGGCTCCCTGGAACCCCAGACAGCTTGGCCACAGTGAAGGAACTCCCCCAAAGATACCGCAGGAGAGCACTGGAAGCAGAAGAGATGGACTATATCCAG CGTGGTGGACCAGAGTGA
- the kgd4 gene encoding alpha-ketoglutarate dehydrogenase component 4 isoform X1, whose amino-acid sequence MGGKVSSKMATVGRVVQVRLSNWVIYRSATTLVTQAVKPHAPLIKFPNREGVPRPNVQEALKTLAVSSPSPPPLVVPLPLSRPPGPLTRLPGTPDSLATVKELPQRYRRRALEAEEMDYIQRGGPE is encoded by the exons ATGGGGGGCAAAGTCAGTAGCAAAATGGCGACTGTTGGGCGGGTTGTACAGGTACGCTTGTCTAACTGGGTAATTTATCGCTCTGCAACGACTCTTGTCACTCAA GCTGTGAAACCTCATGCTCCACTAATCAAGTTTCCCAACAGAGAGGGCGTACCCAGGCCGAATG TCCAAGAGGCTCTTAAAACATTAGCAGTCAGCTCTCCTAGTCCACCTCCTCTTGTAGTGCCGCTACCGTTATCAAGACCCCCTGGACCTCTCACTCGGCTCCCTGGAACCCCAGACAGCTTGGCCACAGTGAAGGAACTCCCCCAAAGATACCGCAGGAGAGCACTGGAAGCAGAAGAGATGGACTATATCCAG CGTGGTGGACCAGAGTGA
- the cenph gene encoding centromere protein H, whose amino-acid sequence MEPLDRLENPASSLETVALNGFQAPTVDNGQKDSSPAEILRMKEQMSNQCFEMAVKLQAGKGKRSCSASDAEKDLLDYANTLEEAKIIHFNKTLALHRMQVWHAISEKLKQSDPGAVAMRGLTSCSLDLCLKIKTLQQESCELQDQITDLKKQRLDLKRLTHEKMKEMDELKRKREHPEAEKYRNVLQKGQSHLEKYQKMATITQNVLRGIIIASKVNWRDDPKLRDIAMTLEDIPISEE is encoded by the exons ATGGAGCCCTTGGATAGACTGGAGAACCCTGCCTCAAGTCTTGAGACTGTGGCATTGAATGGTTTTCAGGCTCCTACGGTTGACAATGGACAGAAGGACAGCTCACCTGCAGAGATACTAAG GATGAAAGAACAGATGTCAAATCAATGTTTTGAGATGGCAGTGAAGCTCCAAGCAG GAAAAGGCAAAAGATCTTGCAGTGCATCTGATGCTGAGAAAGACTT GCTGGATTATGCTAATACTTTGGAGGAAGCAAAAATCATTCATTTTAACAAGACATTGGCCTTACACAG GATGCAGGTGTGGCATGCCATCTCTGAGAAGCTGAAACAAAGTGATCCAGGGGCTGT AGCAATGAGGGGACTGACCAGTTGTAGCCTAGACCTTTGTTTAAAGATAAAGACACTTCAGCAG GAATCATGTGAGCTGCAGGACCAAATCACAGACCTTAAAAAGCAGAGGCTAG ATCTAAAGCGTCTCACTCATGAGAAGATGAAGGAGATGGATGAactgaagaggaagagggagcacCCAGAGGCAGAGAAGTACAGAAACGTCCTGCAGAAAGGCCAGTCTCACCTGGAGAAGTACCAGAAGATGGCCACCATCACACAGAATGTCCTGCGG GGGATCATCATTGCCAGTAAAGTGAACTGGAGAGACGACCCCAAATTGAGAGACATCGCCATGACGCTGGAGGATATTCCCATCTCTGAGGAATGA
- the dimt1l gene encoding dimethyladenosine transferase, translating to MPKVRTETRTRQHQQVKNQGVMFNTGLGQHILKNPLVVNGIIEKAALRPTDVVLEVGPGTGNMTVKLLEKAKKVVACELDGRLVAELQKRVQCTPMQTKLQILVGDVLKTELPFFDVCVANLPYQISSPFVFKLLLHRPFFRCAVLMFQREFAMRLVAKPGDKLYCRLSINTQLLARVDHLMKVGKNNFRPPPKVESSVVRIEPKNPPPPVNFQEWDGLVRIAFVRKNKTLNAGFKSTAVEQLLEKNYRIHCSVHSVEIPADFSITKKIESVLQEAEFSEKRARSMDIDDFMVLLHAFNSAGIHFS from the exons ATGCCAAAAGTAAGGACAGAAACGAGAACCAGACAACACCAACAGGTTAAAAACCAAG GGGTGATGTTCAACACTGGCCTTGGTCAACACATCTTGAAAAACCCACTGGTAGTCAATGGAATCATTGAAAAG GCTGCTCTCAGGCCGACAGATGTGGTGTTGGAGGTGGGCCCTGGCACAGGAAACATGACTGTCAAACTGCTTGAGAAAGCCAAAAAG GTAGTGGCCTGTGAGTTGGACGGTAGGCTGGTTGCTGAGCTCCAGAAGAGAGTGCAGTGCAC GCCCATGCAAACTAAACTACAGATCTTAGTGGGGGATGTCCTGAAAACAGAGCTGCCTTTCTTTGATGTCTGTGTTGCCAATTTACCTTACCAG ATTTCATCACCTTTTGTCTTCAAGTTACTTCTGCACAGGCCTTTCTTTAG ATGTGCAGTGCTGATGTTCCAGAGAGAGTTTGCCATGCGTCTGGTTGCCAAGCCTGGAGACAAGCTGTACTGCAGGCTGTCCATCAACACTCAGCTGCTGGCTCGAGTAGACCACCTCATGAAG GTGGGGAAGAATAACTTCCGTCCTCCCCCTAAAGTGGAGTCGAGTGTTGTCAGAATAGAGCCTAAGAACCCACCACCTCCGGTTAACTTCCAG GAATGGGATGGTCTCGTCAGAATTGCATTTGTGAGGAAAAACAAAACCCTCAACGCAGGTTTCAA GTCCACTGCAGTTGAACAGCTGTTGGAGAAGAACTACAGGATTCACTGTTCAGTACACAGCGtg GAAATCCCAGCAGACTTCAGCATCACCAAGAAGATTGAGAGTGTTCTGCAGGAGGCTGAGTTTAGTGAGAAGCGAGCCAGGAGCATGGACATAGATGACTTCATGGT ACTTCTCCACGCATTCAACTCTGCTGGGATCCACTTTTCCTAA